A genomic segment from Mycosarcoma maydis chromosome 13, whole genome shotgun sequence encodes:
- a CDS encoding putative RNA-dependent ATPase, whose protein sequence is MPPSSAAEGSTKRKKGGAAPHLKSRSKNARKLKRSAEDAEIAQLEQGIQAFVSPIDLKQFTQLPLSDRTCRGLKRAGYTDMTDIQAKSLSLSLKGKDVLGAARTGSGKTLAFLIPVLEILYRRKWGPSDGLGALVISPTRELAIQIFEVLRKIGSYHTFSAGLVIGGKDVKQEKDRLSRINILIATPGRLLQHMDQTLGFDTSNVQVLVLDEADRILDMGFSRTLNAIVENLPRNRQTMLFSATQTKRVKDLARLSLQDPEYVAVREPENEGCTPRGLEQHYMLVELEKKLDLLFSFIRTHTKCKALVFMSSCRQVQFVHETFCKLRPGVSLMALHGKQKQAKRLQIFTQFTKTQHALLFATDIAARGLDFPAVDWVIQLDVPEDVDTYIHRVGRTARYTAKGNSLLFVLPSEEKGILEALATKNIAIGRIKPKESKTQSIQNQLQAFAFQEPQIKHLAQKAFVSYVRSIHLQKNKEIFDVTALALEPFAAALGLPGAPKVKFVKEAAKAKKAAAYKAAQQQADDNSGQVKGDSDDEQAERADKNGKVRTKYDRMFERKNQDILSKHYANLIADDASSEQDSSNDSDTSDDDSVSVATTDNDDAEDREETRYGRSAGRRKENRLVGSDTSDSEEDESDDEQNDSGLHKIKSETKRSVMAARGDGDDGFLTLKRADHALEDDGDAYGIGGDDTRITMEQAKADATENLSKRKLAMGQSKKALALAGKRGIGEKLIFDEHGEAHALYELQDEEAFNKQGDAKTQAQRWAEEERERMQQADAKDKELAKEKRREKRRRQKEREKALERGDAPDNGDEGGSGDDDEEEEETGGRAVLAPIDNRSDGYETPDFDLTTEEDEDDDDDADDDDDDDDEAYRAPAPKRRKMAPSAGVTSQPSHSKKSKLEQEEELALRLLAGDA, encoded by the coding sequence ATGCCACCGTCTTCAGCTGCAGAAGGATCCACAAAGAGAAAGAAGGGTGGTGCCGCTCCACACCTCAAGTCGCGCTCCAAGAATGCTCGCAAGCTCAAGAGGAGTGccgaggatgccgagatcgctCAGCTTGAACAGGGCATACAGGCTTTCGTGTCGCCGATCGACTTGAAACAGTTTACTCAGCTGCCACTATCCGACCGAACATGTAGAGGCCTGAAAAGGGCCGGGTACACCGACATGACCGATATCCAGGCCAAATCGCTCTCACTTTCGCTCAAAGGCAAGGATGTGCTAGGAGCAGCCAGGACGGGTTCAGGAAAAACATTAGCCTTCTTGATTCCCGTCCTCGAGATCCTGTATCGTCGTAAATGGGGCCCTTCTGACGGACTTGGTGCGCTGGTCATCTCGCCGACAAGAGAGCTCGCTATTCAGATCTTTGAGGTTCTGCGCAAGATTGGATCCTATCACACCTTCTCGGCCGGACTCGTCATCGGTGGCAAGGATGTCAAGCAAGAGAAAGATCGCTTGTCACGCATCAACATTCTCATTGCCACTCCGGGtcgtctgctgcagcacatGGATCAGACGCTCGGCTTCGATACGTCCAATGTTCAGGTGctggtgctcgacgaggcagaCCGCATCCTGGACATGGGATTCTCGCGTACCCTCAACGCCATTGTTGAAAATCTTCCGCGCAATCGCCAAACCATGCTTTTCTCTGCGACACAGACCAAGCGTGTCAAGGATCTGGCACGGCTGTCGTTGCAAGACCCAGAATACGTAGCCGTTCGCGAACCCGAAAACGAAGGCTGTACACCTCGAGGCCTGGAGCAGCACTACATGCTCGTTGAACTCGAAAAGAAGCTTGACCTGCTCTTTTCGTTCATCCGCACCCACACCAAGTGCAAGGCGCTCGTCTTTATGAGCTCATGCCGTCAGGTTCAATTTGTGCACGAGACCTTCTGCAAGCTGCGGCCTGGTGTTAGTCTCATGGCGCTTCACGGAAAACAAAAGCAGGCCAAGCGTCTACAAATTTTTACGCAATTTACCAAGACACAGCATGCGCTTCTCTTTGCCACCGACATTGCTGCGCGCGGTCTTGATTTCCCAGCCGTCGACTGGGTCATCCAGCTTGATGTGCCAGAGGATGTCGACACCTACATTCATCGTGTCGGTCGAACGGCTCGATATACCGCCAAGGGAAACAGCCTGCTCTTTGTCCTTCCCAGTGAGGAAAAGGGCATACTCGAGGCGCTGGCCACCAAGAATATCGCTATCGGCCGCATCAAGCCCAAGGAGAGCAAAACGCAGAGCATTCAGAATCAGCTACAGGCGTTTGCATTCCAAGAGCCACAGATCAAGCATTTAGCGCAGAAGGCTTTCGTCTCGTACGTTCGTTCCATTCACCTACAGAAGAACAAGGAGATCTTTGACGTCACagcgcttgcgcttgagcCCTTTGCCGCCGCGCTCGGCCTTCCAGGTGCGCCCAAGGTAAAGTTTGTCAAGGAAgccgccaaggccaagaaagCGGCTGCCTACAAAGcggctcagcagcaggcggATGACAACAGCGGTCAAGTCAAAGGCGACTCGGATGATGAACAAGCCGAGAGAGCAGATAAGAACGGCAAGGTGCGCACCAAGTACGATCGCATGTTTGAGCGCAAGAACCAAGACATTCTCAGCAAGCACTACGCCAATCTCATCGCCGACGACGCCTCTTCTGAACaagacagcagcaacgatTCGGAtacgagcgacgacgattcGGTCTCGGTCGCGACAACGGACAATGATGACGCAGAGGATCGTGAGGAGACGCGCTACGGTCGGTCTGCAGGGCGACGTAAAGAGAACCGTCTTGTCGGCAGTGATACGTCGGATTCGGAGGAGGATGAgtcagacgacgagcaaaaCGACTCGGGTCTGCACAAGATCAAATCCGAGACCAAGCGTAGCGTGATGGCGGCACgtggagatggagatgaTGGCTTCCTCACGCTCAAGCGTGCTGATCACGCCCtcgaggatgatggcgatgcttACGGCATTGGGGGGGACGACACTCGCATCACTATGGAGCAGGCCAAGGCCGACGCTACCGAGAACTTGTCGAAGCGAAAGCTTGCCATGGGTCAAAGCAAAAAGGCACTGGCTCTGGCCGGAAAGCGTGGCATAggcgagaagctcatcTTTGATGAGCACGGCGAAGCGCATGCGCTGTACGAACTGCAGGATGAAGAAGCGTTCAACAAGCAGGGAGATGCCAAGACGCAGGCGCAGCGCTGGGCGGAAGAAGAACGCGAGCGCATGCAACAGGCCGAtgccaaggacaaggagctcgccaaggagAAGCGTCGCGAgaaacgacgacgacagaAAGAGCGTGAAAAAGCGCTTGAACGTGGCGATGCACCGGACAATGGTGATGAGGGCGGAAGCGgggatgatgatgaagaagaagaagaaacaGGTGGCCGAGCTGTTTTGGCGCCCATCGACAACCGATCCGACGGCTACGAGACGCCCGACTTTGACTTGACAAccgaagaggatgaggatgacgatgatgatgcagatgacgacgacgacgacgacgacgaggcgtACCGAGCACCTGCGCCCAAGCGTCGCAAGATGGCTCCATCGGCAGGTGTGACAAGCCAGCCATCACActcgaagaagagcaaacTGGAGCAGGAGGAAGAACTCGCCTTGCGTCTGCTTGCAGGCGATGCCTGA
- a CDS encoding [Histone H3]-lysine-36 demethylase (related to JHD1 - JmjC domain family histone demethylase), protein MTAVAASSRVSDPLAASSSAHPRTLRSSPRKRTTSHDSSISPSAAQSKQLPRRKKPRTELVDESELDCAACPAVGQPAPTPGKGAASDRETWICCTHCKTWFHCICIGLENPDDFSKWYCQPCITRSEQTFESGTSSSHPPFANVVRPPRRKSERAKLQIDYAAIQEGIPADPLGRWKNLLNAYEFEPDQFRRMQGHEWTFDWLLHDESALKQPVLVPAPPDRSSQAPHVQAKAEDVAASPVPRPKPARAKKQATHRLVPCHTSIPGMVVPPPEMSIFDVADIIGHDTPVEVIDVASQSSSKASWTISEWAEYFNTPKEKKKKTLNVISLEVTGTPMQAYVEAPQLVRDLDWVTRDWPAERRDASCSENSWPKVQRYVLMGVEGAYSDWHIDFAGSSVYYHVIWGQKTFLFAPPTARNLAAYKAWCSSTRQDFDWLGDHLHSLTRVDIGPGETMLIPSGWLHCVYTPKNTLVVGGNFLTDWNVATQWKLVEIEEATKVPRKFRFPHLKRLSWFVAKGWNDRLEPLAEFETLTKEEDQVLEESAQVSAQVDVGSLTEVVPPLKVLNNIELVLQSLSDDLELIQDPYVAESGDERKVKQQKAAREAIPTHHVGNIQKAEAMLASLRQRVDRAKSLADAVQSERVCLTWEATRAKKAKAANGSAIKSRKARR, encoded by the coding sequence ATGACAGCGGTGGCAGCTTCCTCTCGCGTCAGCGATCCACTAGCCGCCTCATCGTCCGCCCACCCTCGCACTCTTCGCTCAAGTCCACGCAAGAGGACCACGtctcacgattcgtcgaTATCACCATCCGCAGCGCAATCGAAGCAGCTCCCAAGAAGGAAGAAACCACGCACAGAACTTGTCGACGAGTCGGAACTCGATTGCGCAGCTTGCCCAGCTGTTGGTCAACCGGCTCCAACGCCTGGCAAAGGCGCTGCCTCCGACCGAGAAACCTGGATCTGCTGCACGCATTGCAAGACATGGTTTCACTGTATCTGTATTGGTCTCGAGAATCCTGACGACTTTAGCAAATGGTACTGTCAGCCGTGCATCACTCGGTCTGAACAGACTTTTGAATCTGGCACAAGCTCTTCTCACCCGCCTTTCGCCAACGTCGTCCGTCCACCGCGTCGAAAGTCAGAGCGCGCAAAGCTCCAAATTGACTACGCTGCCATTCAAGAGGGAATCCCTGCCGATCCACTTGGACGCTGGAAGAATTTGCTCAACGCGTACGAATTCGAGCCAGACCAGTTTCGAAGGATGCAAGGACACGAGTGGACATTCGATTGGCTCTTGCACGACGAATCCGCCCTAAAGCAGCCAGTACTTGTTCCTGCGCCGCCTGATCGATCTTCACAAGCGCCACATGTGCAAGCCAAGGCGGAGGACGTTGCAGCATCCCCTGTTCCGCGCCCAAAGCCAGCAAGAGCCAAGAAACAGGCGACACATCGACTTGTGCCTTGTCACACGTCGATTCCTGGCATGGTTGTTCCACCTCCTGAGATGAGCATCTTTGATGTTGCTGACATCATCGGTCACGACACGCCTGTCGAGGTGATTGATGTGGCGTCTCAATCCTCGTCGAAAGCTTCTTGGACCATCTCGGAATGGGCCGAATACTTTAACACGCCCaaggaaaagaagaaaaagacgctcaacgtcatctcgctcgaggTGACAGGTACGCCAATGCAAGCCTACGTCGAAGCGCCTCAGCTAGTTCGAGATCTAGACTGGGTGACGCGCGACTGGCCAGCGGAACGCCGCGACGCTTCGTGTTCTGAAAATAGCTGGCCCAAGGTGCAGCGCTATGTGCTTATGGGTGTAGAAGGCGCCTATTCGGATTGGCACATTGATTTCGCCGGAAGCAGCGTCTATTACCACGTCATCTGGGGCCAAAAAACGTTTCTGTTTGCTCCACCCACTGCGCGCAATCTGGCGGCCTACAAAGCatggtgcagcagcacacgCCAGGACTTTGACTGGCTCGGCGATCATCTTCACAGCCTCACGCGCGTCGACATAGGACCCGGTGAAACCATGCTCATTCCATCTGGCTGGTTGCACTGCGTCTATACGCCCAAGAACACGCTCGTGGTAGGCGGCAATTTTTTGACCGACTGGAACGTAGCTACGCAGTGGAAactcgtcgagatcgaagagGCTACCAAAGTACCCCGGAAGTTCCGCTTCCCCCATCTCAAGCGTCTCAGCTGGTTCGTGGCCAAAGGCTGGAatgatcgactcgagccGCTGGCAGAATTCGAGACGCTAACAAAGGAAGAGGACCAAGTGCTGGAGGAGTCGGCCCAAGTATCTGCCCAAGTGGATGTGGGTAGCCTGACTGAGGTGGTGCCACCGCTCAAAGTACTCAACAATATCGAGCTGGTGTTGCAATCACTCAGCGATGACCTTGAGCTCATACAGGATCCCTACGTAGCCGAAAGCGGTGACGAGAGGAAAGTCAAGCAGCAAAAAGCAGCGCGCGAAGCCATCCCGACACACCACGTGGGAAACATACAGAAAGCGGAAGCCATGCTAGCCTCGCTACGACAGCGCGTTGACAGGGCCAAGTCGTTGGCGGATGCGGTTCAGTCAGAGCGCGTTTGCCTGACATGGGAAGCCACGAGGGCTAAGAAGGCAAAAGCAGCAAATGGATCAGCAATCAAGAGTCGAAAAGCGCGCAGATAG
- a CDS encoding low affinity ammonium transporter, producing the protein MVNITYGVLQAPDGSSATSSAIANGTDIIVSYGPNGESVASYSPGDISWVLTCTALVWLMIPGLGYLYSGLARRKNALHLLLLTLAALAVVSFQWFFWGYSLTFSQTSGAFLGNLRNFGYMGVLENPVPQAYNKVPEIVYAIYQCMFANLVPAIAIGAACERGRVWPFLVFTFVWTTLVYDVIACWVWNPTGWAFKWGVLDYAGGGPVEINSGITGLVISYYLGPRTGYGTERLLFKPHNVSYIFLGTAFLWFGWIGFNGGSVFAANLRAAMAISTTNLAASSAGLTWMFLDWRLERKWSVVGFCTGAIAGLVAITPAAGFVGMPAALLVGVVSSAVSNFATVLKGPMRVDDVMDIFSVHALAGIVGTLLTGIFAQASVANNDGNTVIAGGWLDSNWIQLAYQLAYCVAVTCWCGGVTFAIMFVIDHIPYIGPFRSSEMGEVVGMDEDQCGEWAYDYAFINRDLEGNYKPDHGQTLDINEKMPNVHQTDSLRSETHADSSQDNSNSQLAAAEHQSPSTAEPAVEMKQA; encoded by the coding sequence ATGGTCAACATCACTTACGGTGTGCTTCAAGCACCCGATGGCTCCTCGGCTACCTCGagcgccatcgccaacggAACTGACATTATCGTTTCTTACGGCCCAAATGGCGAGAGCGTCGCTTCCTATTCGCCCGGTGACATTTCCTGGGTTCTCACATGTACCGCTCTCGTATGGCTCATGATTCCCGGTCTCGGTTACCTCTACTCTGGTCTTGCTCGCAGAAAGAACGCGCTTCACCTCCTTTTGCTCACTTTGGCCGCTCTCGCCGTTGTCTCGTTCCAGTGGTTCTTTTGGGGCTACTCGCTCACCTTTTCTCAAACCTCAGGCGCTTTCCTCGGCAATCTGCGCAACTTTGGCTACATGGGTGTTCTCGAAAATCCCGTGCCTCAGGCATACAACAAAGTGCCCGAAATTGTATACGCCATCTACCAGTGCATGTTCGCCAACCTTGTCcccgccatcgccatcggtGCCGCTTGTGAGCGTGGCCGTGTCTGGCCTTTCCTCGTCTTTACCTTTGTCTGGACCACGCTCGTCTACGATGTGATCGCCTGCTGGGTCTGGAACCCCACCGGTTGGGCGTTCAAGTGGGGTGTTCTTGACTACGCCGGTGGTGGACCCGTCGAGATTAACTCGGGTATCACTGGTCTCGTCATCTCTTACTATCTTGGCCCTCGTACCGGTTATGGCACCGAGCGTCTACTCTTCAAGCCACACAACGTTTCCTACATCTTCCTGGGCACCGCCTTCCTCTGGTTCGGCTGGATCGGCTTCAACGGTGGTTCGGTCTTTGCTGCCAACCTCCGTGCGGCTATGGccatcagcaccaccaaccTCGCCGCTTCGTCCGCCGGTCTCACCTGGATGTTCCTCGACTGGCGTCTCGAACGCAAGTGGTCCGTCGTTGGCTTCTGCACGGGTGCCATTGCTGgtctcgtcgccatcacTCccgctgctggctttgTCGGCATGCCcgctgctttgctcgtcGGAGTCGTTTCCTCGGCCGTTTCCAACTTTGCCACCGTTCTCAAGGGCCCCATGCGCGTTGACGATGTCATGGACATTTTCTCGGTCCACGCTCTCGCCGGTATTGTTGGCACCCTTCTCACCGGTATCTTCGCCCAGGCTTCCGTAGCCAACAACGACGGCAACACGGTCATCGCCGGTGGCTGGCTCGACTCAAACTGGATCCAGCTCGCCTATCAACTCGCCTACTGTGTCGCTGTCACCTGTTGGTGTGGTGGCGTCACGTTTGCTATCATGTTTGTTATTGACCACATTCCTTACATCGGTCCCTTCCgttcgagcgagatgggTGAAGTGGTGGGTATGGATGAGGACCAGTGTGGCGAGTGGGCTTACGACTACGCCTTTATCAACCGTGATCTTGAGGGCAACTACAAGCCCGACCACGGTCAGACGCTCGACATCAACGAAAAGATGCCCAACGTTCATCAAACCGACTCGCTGCGCTCCGAAACGCACGCCGACTCGAGCCAAGACAACTCCAACTCGCAgctcgccgctgccgaaCACCAGTCTCCATCCACCGCTGAACCAGCCGTGGAAATGAAGCAGGCTTAA